The following coding sequences are from one Silene latifolia isolate original U9 population unplaced genomic scaffold, ASM4854445v1 scaffold_96, whole genome shotgun sequence window:
- the LOC141640677 gene encoding uncharacterized protein LOC141640677 — MTSSTTPSTTPLGKDSWLRSVMDKCTLKDDGSNFIEWESNIKSAALSDNVLAYLTDAPPIEPGPRASSAMRTAYDDYMRKSNDIKNVLIWSMSPSLKLSCISLNAYEIFSHMTTMFSQTPKVRQYEAAARFFEAKIERGQKIGPHVLKMVEHVDTLEHLGCIPKTLVVDGILHSLPTKFAHFRVNYNMNGMDKSYHEIHALLTQAERDMEASGSDKGDVLTMKLKNMCLGVRKGKGKENSQFKKPSKKQEKGKGKAIEDGKPKTKNVKLSEVKCFHCNGKGHYRRSCPKYLEDLKEERVTPIGFKGRASSSKR; from the exons atgacaTCTTCaacaactccatcgactactccactaggcaaagattcatggctaaggtccgtaatggacaaatgtaccttaaaagatgacggtagtaactttattgaatgggaatccaacatcaaaagcgccgcgttgtccgacaacgtactcgcttacttgaccgatgcccctcccatcgagcccggtccaagggcttcatcggcgatgcggaccgcctatgatgactatatgAGGAAGTCCAATGATATCAAAAATGtattgatatggtcgatgtcccctagtctcaagctttcatgcatctcattgaatgcgtacgagatattcagtcatatgactactatgttttcacaaacacccaaagtccgtcaatacgaagcggcggcacgcttctttgaagcaaagattgagaggggccaaaagatTGGTCCCCATGTATTAAAAATGGTCGAACATGTTGACACCCTAGAGCATCTAGGGTGcattcctaaaactcttgtggtggatggcatcctccactcacttcctaccaagtttgcccactttagggtaaactataacatgaatggcatggataagagttatcatgaaattcatgcactcctcacccaagcggagagggatatggaagcaaGTGGCAGTGACAAAGGGGATGTTCTCactatgaagttaaagaacatgtgcCTTGGAGTtaggaagggaaaggggaaagaaaACTCCCAATTTAAGAAACCGTCAAAGAAACAAgagaagggaaaggggaaagccaTTGAGGATGGAAAACCCAAGACtaagaatgtcaaactctctgAGGTcaaatgtttccattgtaatgggaaggggcattataggaggagttgccccaaatacttggaggacctcaaggaagagcgtgtgacgcctattg ggtttaagggacgtgcgagctctagcaaaaggtga